Within the uncultured Draconibacterium sp. genome, the region AGGAATCACAAAGAATTTCCAGATATAAAATGCAGATAAAATCAATTATAGTTGACGACGAAAAACACGGGCGCGAAAATTTAGCCAGCCTGCTGAGCTTGCATTGTCCGGAACTATTATCTGTGGGAGAAGCAAATTCTGTCAGGTCAGCCATTCAGCTTATCAAAAGTGAAAAACCACAATTGGTTTTTCTCGATATTGAAATGCCCGGAGAAAATGGATTTCAGTTACTGGAACATTTTGCGGATATAAACTTCGAGGTAATTTTTGTAACCGCTTACGATAATTACGCCATTAAAGCCATCCGTTTTTCGGCTGCCGATTATATTCTTAAACCCATAAACTACAACGAGCTTAAGACGGCAGTTGAAAAGGTGGCACAGCGCATTCATAAAAAAGAAGAGAACCGGCAAATCCGAGAATTGAATCGTAATATTTTACAACCCGATAATCCACGAATTGGACTGCCAACTAACGATCGTATTGAGTTTGTTGAAGTGAAAAATATCGTTCATTGTAAGGGTGAAAGCAATTACACGCATATTTATCTGCAAGAAAAAAAACATTTGCTGGTGGCAAAAACACTGGTTGAGTTTGAGGATCTTTTAAAGGAATATTTGTTTGTGCGAACCCATAAATCACACCTTGTAAACCTAAAGCATGTAGTGGCTTATTCGAAAACCGACGGAGGGACGCTCGAACTTTCTAATGGTGACAGTATTTTGATTTCGAGACGAAGAAAGGATGAGGTACTACAAATGTTAAAAACCTTAATTGCCTAGCTATTTAAGGTGCCCTTTACTAACTTGCTAAAGCAAATTTAGAGTTATGAAGACAATAGTTGTTTTGATTTTTATCTGTTGTTTGACTTATAGTTCAATGAGTCAAAACAGGTTTGAGATAAAACCACTCCCGCGTATTGAGTTTGATGATTTTCATCGACCGCAGCAACCCGATTATTTAACAATCTCACCTCAATTGAAATTGGAGGACGAAATACCGCAATCTTTGTTTAATGATAGCACAGAAAATGCGATTGATAATTCATATTTGAAATCAACAACAGAAGTATTTATTGCTTTTGGTGATAATATGCCGGTGGTAAAACCTTCAGGAAATTACTGGAATATGCCGGTTGCAGTGCCCGATTCCACAAATATGTATTTTATAAAGGAAAAACGTTTTGGAGGTGTCCCTTCAAAATTGCCATAAAGAAAGAGGATGTTTGATAAATGGACATCCTCTTTTTATTTTTAGATTGAATTACTCTTGATAAAATCAATGAGTTCTTGCTGGTAAGCAAATGCCATTCCAACAACGGTGTCGGCAGCACCGTAATAAACGGCAATTTTTTCACCGTCGCTAAGTGCGGCGCAAGGGAAAACAACATTCGGCACATCGCCGGCCAGTTCGTAAGGCGCAGCTGGAGCCAACAGGTATGGTTGTGTGCGGTACAATACTTTTGACGGATCTTCCAAATCGAGAATTGCAGCACCCATTGAGTAACGGAAACCGTTACAGGTGTTAATTACACCGTGGTAAAACTCCAGCCAGCCTCCTTCTGTTTTAATCGGAACCGATCCGGCGCCAATTTTTGTACATTGCCACGCACTCAATTCGAAAGGTGTTACTTTCATGGCACAGCGGTGTTCGCCCCAGTATTTCATATCAGGGCTGTAACTAATGTAAATGTCACCAAATGGCGTATGGCCGTTGTCGCTTGGGCGGCTTAGCATGGCATATTTCCCGTTAATCTTCTCGGGAAAAAGCACGCCATTCCGGTTAAACGGCAAAAACGCATTTTCGCACTGATGAAATGTTTTAAAATCGAAGGTGTAAGCAATTCCGATTGTTGGTCCGTGGTAGCCATTACACCAGGTTACCCAGTAGCGGTCTTCAATCCAGGTAACGCGCGGATCGTATTTGTAATCCGATTCAATCATTTCGGTATTTCCGGCAACCATCTCAATGGGTTCGTGATTGATCTCCCAGTTGATACCGTCCTTGCTAAAACCGGCAAAAATATTCATTTGAACAGCTTTATTGTCGCAGCGAAAAACGCCGGCAAAACCATATTCAAAAGGCACAACAGCGCTATTAAAAATACTGTTTGATGTTGGAATCGCGTACCGGCCAATTACCGGATTTTGTGAATAACGCCACATTACATCGGTACAACCCTGCGGGCGCTCTTCAAAAGGTATGTTTACTTTTTTAGTCATTTGTCTCTATTTCTTTTGTTTCTTCATCAACATTGTCGGGGTGTCCGAAAGGAACGAATCGTGCAGCAATAAATGCCGGAATGGTAGCAATCAGTACCCAGGCAAAAAACAATTTATAGCCCAGCCAGTCGCTAAAATAACCGCTGAGCATCGATGGTACCATAAATCCGAGATTCATTATTCCGGTGGCAAAAGCGTAGTGTGCCATTTTGTATTTTCCGGGAGCCACTTGTTGCATCATAAATAACATAAGGCCCACAAAACCAAATCCGTAACCAAAATATTCGAATACTACTGCAGCACCAACCAGGTAAAGACTCGATGGTTGATAGTGGGCGAGCAAAGCATAAACCAAAAAGGGAATATTAAAAGTGCTGACCAGGATTAACAAGGCTCGTTTTAAACCACGGCGTGCAATAAAATAA harbors:
- a CDS encoding glycoside hydrolase family 130 protein — protein: MTKKVNIPFEERPQGCTDVMWRYSQNPVIGRYAIPTSNSIFNSAVVPFEYGFAGVFRCDNKAVQMNIFAGFSKDGINWEINHEPIEMVAGNTEMIESDYKYDPRVTWIEDRYWVTWCNGYHGPTIGIAYTFDFKTFHQCENAFLPFNRNGVLFPEKINGKYAMLSRPSDNGHTPFGDIYISYSPDMKYWGEHRCAMKVTPFELSAWQCTKIGAGSVPIKTEGGWLEFYHGVINTCNGFRYSMGAAILDLEDPSKVLYRTQPYLLAPAAPYELAGDVPNVVFPCAALSDGEKIAVYYGAADTVVGMAFAYQQELIDFIKSNSI
- a CDS encoding LytTR family DNA-binding domain-containing protein, which gives rise to MQIKSIIVDDEKHGRENLASLLSLHCPELLSVGEANSVRSAIQLIKSEKPQLVFLDIEMPGENGFQLLEHFADINFEVIFVTAYDNYAIKAIRFSAADYILKPINYNELKTAVEKVAQRIHKKEENRQIRELNRNILQPDNPRIGLPTNDRIEFVEVKNIVHCKGESNYTHIYLQEKKHLLVAKTLVEFEDLLKEYLFVRTHKSHLVNLKHVVAYSKTDGGTLELSNGDSILISRRRKDEVLQMLKTLIA